In one Sphingobium sp. MI1205 genomic region, the following are encoded:
- a CDS encoding CvpA family protein translates to MNAVDILVLLAIGGCAVLGLLNGFVSETLSLIAWVLGIFAIRLFHSSATELLTPFVGTDSGAAILAFLLVFGITFSAGKLLAHAIGRRTRQSVLGPVDRVLGGGFGAVKGLIGATLVFLAFSLVYDTFYGSAARRPDWLSDARTYPLLNASGQAISEFVAERRSRKPID, encoded by the coding sequence ATGAACGCCGTCGACATCCTCGTCCTGCTCGCCATCGGCGGCTGCGCCGTCCTGGGCCTGCTTAATGGTTTCGTATCCGAAACATTATCGCTGATCGCCTGGGTGCTCGGCATCTTCGCCATCCGCCTTTTCCACAGCTCCGCCACCGAACTGCTCACCCCCTTCGTAGGAACTGATAGCGGCGCTGCAATTCTTGCATTCCTTCTTGTTTTCGGCATCACCTTCAGCGCAGGCAAGCTCCTCGCCCACGCCATCGGCCGCCGCACGCGCCAGTCGGTTCTCGGCCCTGTGGACCGGGTCCTAGGCGGCGGGTTCGGAGCGGTCAAGGGGCTGATCGGCGCGACGCTCGTCTTCCTCGCGTTCAGCTTGGTCTACGACACGTTCTATGGCAGCGCGGCCCGCCGCCCGGACTGGCTGTCCGACGCCCGTACCTATCCCCTGCTCAACGCGAGCGGTCAGGCGATTAGCGAATTCGTCGCAGAGCGCCGCTCTCGAAAGCCCATAGACTAG
- a CDS encoding NAD-dependent epimerase/dehydratase family protein, whose amino-acid sequence MNLRIAMTGATGFVGAETLNQALEAGHHVTAITRKAQPPRGRLKWVPGSLENRAALNTLVRDADVVIHIAGVVNATNRDGFEAGNARGTMAVIDAMRQRGVRRLVHVSSLAAREPKLSDYGWSKGLAERHVKASGLDWTIVRPPAIYGPGDREMLELFRMAKRGVMLLPPGGRLSLIEVSDLARLLLVLAREKEISLAHCYEADDGTPGGWDHLEFGQAIGRALGRPVKTFATPNWALGLGARLDRVLRGKGAKLTQDRVNYFCHPDWVVTKRKQPPMKLWTPKVATEDGLKATVEAYRAKGWL is encoded by the coding sequence ATGAATTTGCGCATTGCAATGACCGGCGCGACGGGATTCGTCGGCGCTGAGACGCTTAATCAGGCGTTGGAAGCAGGCCATCACGTGACCGCAATCACGCGCAAGGCACAACCGCCGCGTGGACGGCTGAAATGGGTGCCGGGCTCACTTGAGAATCGCGCGGCGTTGAATACGCTGGTGCGGGATGCCGACGTCGTGATCCACATCGCGGGGGTTGTTAACGCGACTAATCGCGATGGTTTCGAAGCAGGAAATGCCCGCGGCACGATGGCGGTAATCGACGCCATGCGGCAGCGCGGCGTGCGAAGGCTCGTCCATGTGTCTTCGCTCGCAGCGCGCGAGCCCAAACTGTCCGACTATGGATGGTCCAAGGGTTTGGCCGAGCGGCATGTGAAAGCGAGCGGATTGGATTGGACGATCGTAAGGCCGCCCGCAATTTACGGGCCCGGCGATCGCGAAATGCTGGAGCTGTTCCGAATGGCCAAGCGCGGCGTCATGCTGCTGCCCCCGGGCGGACGGCTTTCACTGATTGAGGTGAGCGATCTGGCGCGGCTGCTGCTGGTGCTTGCACGCGAGAAGGAAATTAGCCTCGCCCACTGTTATGAAGCTGATGACGGCACGCCCGGCGGCTGGGACCATCTGGAGTTCGGTCAGGCGATCGGCCGCGCGCTGGGTCGCCCCGTCAAGACCTTCGCCACTCCAAATTGGGCGCTGGGCCTAGGCGCCCGGCTGGACCGGGTGCTGCGAGGCAAGGGCGCGAAATTGACCCAGGATCGCGTCAACTATTTCTGCCATCCCGACTGGGTTGTGACCAAGCGCAAGCAGCCGCCAATGAAGCTCTGGACGCCAAAGGTCGCGACAGAGGATGGGCTGAAAGCGACGGTGGAAGCCTATCGGGCAAAAGGATGGCTGTAG
- the radA gene encoding DNA repair protein RadA: MAKAKRKFVCQQCGTLSSRWQGQCDDCGEWNSIIEEAGETIFSARHDLQSGGRALTLVGLDTQVELPPRTSTGIAEFDRALGGGIVPGSATLIGGDPGIGKSTLLLQAAARIAARGLSVAYISGEEAADQVRLRAQRLGLGSAPVQLASATSVRDILTTLGEGDPPALLVIDSIQTMHSDLIEGAPGTVSQVRASSQELIRFAKQRGTAVILVGHVTKDGSIAGPRVLEHMVDTVLSFEGERSHQYRILRASKNRFGGTDEIGVFAMVAEGLEEVANPSALFLTHRDENVTGATVFPALEGTRPVLVEIQALVVRLSSGATPRRAVVGWDSGRLAMVLAVLEARCGLSFSTCEVYLNVAGGYRLSDPAADLAVAAALISALAERPVPADLVLFGEIALSGEIRPVAHAPLRLREAAKLGFERANVPAAVADGVQGIAVSGYRGLSQLVDQMLGRG; encoded by the coding sequence ATGGCAAAGGCAAAGCGCAAATTCGTCTGCCAGCAATGCGGCACGCTCTCTTCTCGCTGGCAGGGCCAGTGCGATGATTGCGGCGAATGGAACAGCATCATCGAAGAGGCGGGAGAGACGATCTTCTCGGCCCGACATGACCTGCAAAGCGGTGGGCGCGCGCTGACGCTCGTCGGCCTGGATACCCAGGTCGAACTGCCGCCGCGCACCAGCACCGGCATCGCCGAGTTCGACCGGGCGCTGGGCGGAGGGATCGTTCCCGGTTCGGCGACCCTGATCGGCGGCGACCCCGGCATCGGCAAATCCACCCTGTTGCTTCAGGCTGCCGCCCGCATTGCCGCGCGCGGCCTTTCCGTCGCTTATATCAGCGGTGAGGAAGCCGCCGACCAGGTCCGTCTGCGCGCCCAGCGTTTGGGCCTTGGCTCCGCGCCGGTTCAGCTTGCCAGCGCAACCTCCGTCCGCGACATATTGACCACCTTGGGGGAGGGGGATCCTCCCGCACTGCTCGTCATCGATTCTATCCAGACGATGCACAGCGACCTGATCGAAGGCGCGCCGGGCACCGTCAGCCAGGTCCGCGCCTCGTCGCAGGAACTGATCCGCTTCGCCAAGCAACGGGGCACCGCCGTCATTCTGGTCGGCCATGTGACCAAGGACGGCAGCATCGCCGGGCCTCGCGTCCTCGAACATATGGTCGATACGGTGTTGAGCTTCGAAGGGGAGCGCAGTCACCAATATCGAATCCTGCGCGCCAGCAAGAATCGCTTCGGCGGCACCGACGAAATTGGCGTTTTCGCGATGGTGGCCGAAGGGCTTGAGGAGGTCGCGAACCCTTCCGCGCTGTTCCTGACGCATCGTGACGAAAACGTAACGGGCGCAACGGTCTTTCCTGCGCTTGAGGGTACTCGTCCGGTTCTGGTCGAAATTCAGGCGCTGGTCGTTCGCCTGTCCAGTGGGGCCACCCCGCGCAGGGCCGTGGTTGGTTGGGACAGCGGCCGTCTCGCCATGGTCCTTGCGGTGCTGGAAGCGCGTTGCGGCCTCAGCTTCTCGACCTGCGAAGTTTACCTGAACGTCGCGGGCGGCTATCGTCTGTCCGATCCTGCCGCTGACCTCGCAGTCGCCGCCGCTCTCATCTCTGCCCTCGCGGAACGGCCCGTGCCCGCTGACCTTGTCCTCTTCGGGGAAATCGCCCTGTCGGGGGAAATCCGGCCGGTCGCTCACGCTCCGCTGCGTCTGCGGGAAGCCGCAAAGCTGGGCTTCGAGCGCGCCAATGTCCCGGCGGCCGTTGCCGATGGGGTGCAGGGGATCGCCGTCAGCGGCTACCGGGGATTAAGCCAGCTGGTTGACCAGATGCTCGGGCGCGGATAG
- the proB gene encoding glutamate 5-kinase, with translation MTSPLAGFPPSQIRRLVVKIGSALLVDPAGEVREAWLRTLIEDIATRKIAGQQIIIVSSGAIALGARRLKLPKGGRGSLEDAQAAAATGQIALSQCWAHLLQEKGITAAQMLVTLDDLEHRRRYLNASATLERLMALDVVPVVNENDSVATAEIRFGDNDRLAARIGQAARADAVVLLSDVDGLYTANPHVDASAMLIETIERIDAQITAMADSGSASGMGSGGMTSKIEAARIATGAGAHLAIISGNVDSPLSHWSNGGRGSIFLAAPAKRARKGWLAGRLTVRGQIVVDAGAEKALGRGNSLLPAGVARIEGTFARGDVVDIVGPEGQVIARGLSEYDSEEAALVAGKRSEDIATLLGHLPRSVLVHRDHMAMV, from the coding sequence GTGACCTCTCCCCTCGCCGGTTTCCCCCCTTCTCAAATCCGTCGTCTCGTCGTCAAGATCGGGTCAGCCTTGCTTGTCGATCCGGCTGGCGAGGTGCGCGAAGCATGGCTGCGCACACTGATCGAGGACATCGCTACTCGAAAGATCGCCGGGCAACAGATCATCATCGTGTCGTCAGGCGCAATCGCGCTAGGCGCCCGAAGGCTGAAGCTCCCCAAGGGCGGACGGGGCAGCCTGGAGGATGCGCAGGCCGCTGCCGCTACCGGACAGATCGCATTGTCGCAATGCTGGGCGCACCTGCTGCAGGAAAAGGGCATAACGGCGGCGCAGATGCTGGTAACGTTGGACGATCTTGAGCATCGGCGCCGCTACCTCAATGCTTCGGCGACCCTGGAGCGTCTGATGGCGCTGGACGTTGTGCCTGTCGTCAACGAGAATGACAGCGTGGCTACCGCCGAGATCCGTTTTGGCGATAATGACCGGCTGGCGGCGCGTATCGGACAGGCGGCACGGGCCGACGCGGTCGTGCTCCTTTCCGACGTCGATGGGCTTTACACCGCGAACCCGCATGTCGATGCGAGCGCCATGTTGATTGAGACAATTGAGCGCATCGATGCGCAGATCACGGCAATGGCCGACAGTGGCTCCGCTTCCGGCATGGGATCGGGCGGCATGACATCCAAGATCGAGGCGGCACGCATCGCGACCGGCGCAGGTGCGCATCTGGCGATCATTTCCGGCAATGTGGATAGTCCCCTGTCCCACTGGAGCAACGGCGGACGAGGATCAATCTTCCTGGCAGCGCCTGCAAAACGGGCGCGTAAGGGGTGGCTCGCTGGCCGACTGACGGTACGCGGACAGATCGTCGTCGATGCAGGCGCTGAAAAAGCGCTAGGGCGCGGCAACAGCCTGCTGCCTGCGGGGGTAGCCAGGATTGAGGGCACCTTCGCGCGTGGCGATGTCGTCGATATCGTCGGACCGGAAGGGCAAGTTATAGCGCGCGGCCTAAGCGAATATGACAGCGAAGAAGCCGCGCTGGTTGCAGGCAAGCGCAGCGAGGATATCGCTACATTACTGGGCCATTTGCCGCGTTCCGTGCTGGTCCATCGCGATCATATGGCGATGGTCTGA